The Numenius arquata chromosome 7, bNumArq3.hap1.1, whole genome shotgun sequence genome has a window encoding:
- the NUS1 gene encoding dehydrodolichyl diphosphate synthase complex subunit NUS1, whose translation MSGAGGLAWRALHALLRALLCLQRALLACLRGRAATGPGAWLWRRAASAAASCALLAPAAAGALVFRKAGAAARRRRLGGAVQGRQRWRSDGRALQKLPVHMGLVVTEEEPSYADMASLVVWCMAVGISYVSVYDHNGIFKRNNSRLMDEILKQQQELLGLDCSKYTVEFANQDKADQVLNCQSTLKVLSPEDGKADIVKAAQNFCQLVAQQQRTYTDLDVNVLDNLLSSTNGFPDPDLVLKFGPVDSTLGFLPWHIRLTEIVSLPSHLNISYEDFFSALHHYAACEQRWGK comes from the exons atgagcggggcgggcgggctggcCTGGCGCGCGCTGCACGCCCTGCTGCGcgccctgctctgcctgcagcgcGCGCTGCTGGCCTGCTTGCGCGGCCGCGCCGCCACCGGGCCCGGCGCCTGGCTCTGGCGccgcgccgcctccgccgccgcctcctgcgCCCtcctggcgcccgccgccgccggggctctCGTCTTCCGTAAGGCCGGGGCggccgcgcggcggcggcggctcgggggCGCGGTGCAGGGCCGGCAGCGGTGGCGCTCGGACGGACGGGCCCTGCAGAAGCTGCCAGTGCACATGGGGCTGGTGGTGACCGAGGAGGAGCCGAGCTACGCGGACATGGCCAGCCTGGTGGTGTGGTGCATGGCGGTGGGCATCTCCTATGTCAGCGTCTACGACCATAATG gtattttcaaGAGGAATAATTCAAGATTGATGGATGaaattttaaaacagcagcaaGAACTCCTAGGACTAGATTGTTCCAAGTACACCGTGGAATTTGCAAATCAAGACAAAGCTGATCAAG ttttaaattgCCAATCTACATTGAAGGTGCTGTCTCCGGAAGATGGAAAAGCAGACATAGTAAAAGCTGCTCAGAACTTTTGTCAGTTGGTAGCACAGCAGCAAAGAACATACACAGACCTGGATGTGAATGTGTTAGACAACTTATTAAGTA GTACAAATGGATTTCCTGATCCTGATTTAGTCTTGAAGTTTGGTCCTGTGGACAGCACATTAGGATTCCTTCCGTGGCACATCAGACTGACAGAGATCGT TTCTTTGCCTTCCCACCTGAACATCAGCTATGAAGACTTTTTCTCTGCCCTCCATCACTATGCAGCCTGTGAGCAACGCTGGGGAAAGTGA